A stretch of Vigna angularis cultivar LongXiaoDou No.4 chromosome 4, ASM1680809v1, whole genome shotgun sequence DNA encodes these proteins:
- the LOC108330649 gene encoding uncharacterized protein LOC108330649 isoform X2 — MVVRMEDVLLDTSWEDVICPICLEVPHNSVLLQCSSYDKGCRPFVCDTSQLHSNCLDRFKRTQMSDANSVANSDSVVSDCQYNLSCPLCRGDVSGWIIVDKARVHLDEKKRCCDEQQCAFVGSYSELQKHAQLEHPYGCPSKIDPARQLDWENFQQSSEIVDVLSTIHSEVPRGVVLGDYVIEYGDDDSADDFEDFPGDEDYGEYRLEEIDDDFVSSIGPLRGGNGFRRSRRRHSRSNDN, encoded by the exons ATGGTAGTGCGCATGGAAGATGTTCTGTTGGATACCAGTTGGGAAGATGTAATCTGCCCTATATGCTTGGAAGTTCCTCATAATAGTGTGCTCCTTCAGTGTTCATCTTATGATAAGGGGTGCCGTCCTTTTGTATGTGACACAAGTCAATTGCACTCAAATTGTTTAGATCGTTTTAAAAGAACACAAATGTCCGATGCAAATTCCGTGGCAAATAGTGACTCAGTGGTATCTGATTGTCAATACAATTTAAGTTGTCCCTTGTGCAGAGGTGATGTTTCTGGATGGATTATAGTTGATAAAGCTCGTGTGCATCTTGATGAAAAGAAGCGTTGTTGTGATGAGCAGCAATGTGCATTTGTTGGAAGTTACTCCGAGCTGCAGAAACATGCTCAGCTGGAACACCCTTATGGTTGTCCATCAAAAATTGATCCTGCCAGGCAGCTTGATTGGGAAAATTTTCAGCAGTCATCCGAGATTGTAGATGTTTTGAGCACTATTCATTCAGAAGTTCCACGTGGAGTGGTTTTAGGAGATTATGTGATTGAATATGGGGATGATGATAGTGCAGATGATTTTGAGGACTTCCCTGGAGATGAAG ATTATGGCGAGTATAGGCTAGAAGAGATTGATGATGATTTTGTTAGTTCAATTGGCCCTTTGAGGGGTGGCAATGGTTTTCGCAG ATCACGGAGACGACATTCTCGTTCCAATGACAACTAG
- the LOC108330649 gene encoding uncharacterized protein LOC108330649 isoform X1 translates to MVVRMEDVLLDTSWEDVICPICLEVPHNSVLLQCSSYDKGCRPFVCDTSQLHSNCLDRFKRTQMSDANSVANSDSVVSDCQYNLSCPLCRGDVSGWIIVDKARVHLDEKKRCCDEQQCAFVGSYSELQKHAQLEHPYGCPSKIDPARQLDWENFQQSSEIVDVLSTIHSEVPRGVVLGDYVIEYGDDDSADDFEDFPGDEGNWWTSCILYNAFNNFRSSRNRRRARAGDPSRGNRPLSSDTSNSDEGSVASVDYGEYRLEEIDDDFVSSIGPLRGGNGFRRSRRRHSRSNDN, encoded by the exons ATGGTAGTGCGCATGGAAGATGTTCTGTTGGATACCAGTTGGGAAGATGTAATCTGCCCTATATGCTTGGAAGTTCCTCATAATAGTGTGCTCCTTCAGTGTTCATCTTATGATAAGGGGTGCCGTCCTTTTGTATGTGACACAAGTCAATTGCACTCAAATTGTTTAGATCGTTTTAAAAGAACACAAATGTCCGATGCAAATTCCGTGGCAAATAGTGACTCAGTGGTATCTGATTGTCAATACAATTTAAGTTGTCCCTTGTGCAGAGGTGATGTTTCTGGATGGATTATAGTTGATAAAGCTCGTGTGCATCTTGATGAAAAGAAGCGTTGTTGTGATGAGCAGCAATGTGCATTTGTTGGAAGTTACTCCGAGCTGCAGAAACATGCTCAGCTGGAACACCCTTATGGTTGTCCATCAAAAATTGATCCTGCCAGGCAGCTTGATTGGGAAAATTTTCAGCAGTCATCCGAGATTGTAGATGTTTTGAGCACTATTCATTCAGAAGTTCCACGTGGAGTGGTTTTAGGAGATTATGTGATTGAATATGGGGATGATGATAGTGCAGATGATTTTGAGGACTTCCCTGGAGATGAAGGTAACTGGTGGACCTCTTGTATTTTGTATAATGCCTTCAATAACTTTAGAAGTTCTAGAAACCGAAGAAGGGCAAGAGCTGGTGATCCTAGTAGGGGTAATCGCCCTTTAAGCTCTGATACTTCAAATTCTGATGAAGGTTCTGTAGCATCTGTAGATTATGGCGAGTATAGGCTAGAAGAGATTGATGATGATTTTGTTAGTTCAATTGGCCCTTTGAGGGGTGGCAATGGTTTTCGCAG ATCACGGAGACGACATTCTCGTTCCAATGACAACTAG
- the LOC108331387 gene encoding flowering-promoting factor 1-like protein 1 codes for MSGVWVFKKEGFRLMENGEGERCRLKKKVLVHLASGEVVSSYGSLEQILSNLGWERYYGRDLQLYQFHKHSSTDLISLPKDFSKFTSVYMYDIVIKNPNVFHVRDN; via the coding sequence ATGTCTGGGGTTTGGGTATTCAAGAAAGAAGGGTTTCGTTTAATGGAAAATGGTGAAGGAGAGAGATGCAGATTGAAGAAAAAGGTGTTGGTTCACTTGGCAAGTGGTGAAGTTGTGTCTTCCTACGGTTCACTGGAGCAAATCTTGAGTAATTTAGGGTGGGAAAGGTACTATGGAAGAGACCTTCAACTGTACCAATTTCACAAGCATTCTTCCACTGACCTTATTTCCCTTCCAAAGGACTTCTCCAAGTTCACCTCTGTCTATATGTATGATATAGTCATCAAGAACCCTAATGTCTTCCATGTAAGGGATAATTGA